The genomic window TGCCGTCGCCGTAGGCGATGGCCGCGTCGGCCTGGGCCAGCAGCTTCCGCCTCGCCTGGGCCTTCACCGAGGGGTCGCCCAGCCCCGCGGGGAGCCTTGCGTAGGTGAACGCGCCGTTCTGCTGCTCGATGACCCAGCCGTCCGCCGCCACCTTGGTCGTCTGCCGGAAGGCCGCGTCGTAGGCCGCCTCGGCGGTCAGCCAGAGCAACTCCGCGGCCGCGACGTTGCGGGCATCGCCCGCGGCGGACGCCTGCTCGGCCGAGCCTGCGGCGTCGCCGCGGTGCGACTCCGCCCAGCCCCAGGCCCGTGCGGCGGCCTCGGCATACGTCCTGGAGAGGGAGGCGTCGAGGGGGCCGAGGAGCCTGGCGGCCTTCGCCGCGACGGCGGCGAACGTGTACGAGCTGGCCGCGTCCGGCGCGTAGGTCATGAGGAGCAGGCTCTCCACGAAGCTCGCCTCGCCGGCCCGGGGATGGGCCGAGGACTCGATCCCGCCGCTTACGCCGCCGTCGGGCTCCTGAAGCCGCCGGAAGCAGTCGAGATTCCAGAGCGCCTCGTTGATGACGTCGGGAAGCCGGTCGTCCGCCTCGGCCGGCGGGAGGGCCAGCTTGAGGCCGCGGAAGTAGCCGGGGAAGAGCTCGTACAGCTCCAGGTGGAGGTACGACGCCCAGAGGTGGCCGCTCGACCGGTCGAAGTCCCCCGCGTCGTGATAGCCGCCCCACGCCTCGGGCCGAAGCTCGTCGGTCCTCCCCTTCAGGAGGCCCGCGAACCAGTCGCCGCCCCGGGCCGCCTCCACGCTGCTGGTCCGGCTGCGGAAGACCTTCCATCCGTCGGCCGGGTGCATGTCCCTCGGCCGCACGAACGTCGTGAACGGCGGCCCCAGCGCGATGCCGCTCCGCTGGGCGAGGAACCCGTGCATGGCCTTGCGGAACGCCCCTTCCCAGACCGTTTCCCCGATCGGGAACGGCTCGCTCGTGCCGATCCCCGGGACCCGGACGCGGTATGCCCCGGGGGTGGAGAACGCGGAGAAGTCCAGGGCCCAGATCGCCGTGCCGCTGTGGTTCGCCGCGCCCTTCATGCTCTCCTTGCCGTCGGCCGCCAGCGCGAGCACGGCCCTGCCGCTGAAGACGGCCTTGCCCGCAGGATCGAGCAGCTCGAACGTCGAGACGCCCCCGTGCGTGTACGCCGCGCCGCTCCCCAGCCAGATCGACAGGAACGCCCTCTTGTAGGGATCGTCCGGGCGGTAGCCCACCTGCTGGACGTGGATCGCCTCGCTCGTCGCCACGCGCGTGTCGTGGGCGTATCGGACGGAGGGAACGCTCGCGTTCACGCCGAGCAGCTCCACCGTGTAAGTCATCCCCCCGACGAGGGGTGATGGCAGGACGAGGTAGATCGCATGCCTCAGGATCTGTTGCTGGCCCGGGAACACGCGGTCGATCGGCTTGGTCTTGCGATGCACGGCCTTCGGCTCCTTGCCGCCCGCGTAGGCCGGGTCGTCACGCGAGAGGATGCGGTAAGAATTGCGGTCGCCCGCGGTGAGCTTCTGGAGGTCCTCCCCCGAGCGCTCCTCGAAGGGCCAGAGGAGCCGCGTGCCGTCCCTTCCGCCGACGACGTAGCCGATTTCCCGCGTTTGCCCGCCCACCACGCGTCGGAGCGTCCGCTTCTCCGGGGCGTCGAGGACCACCTTTCCGTCGACCCAGGCGGCAACCTTGCCCTCGCCGACAATCTCATCGCCCGGGAGCGGAACATAGGGCACATAGCCGTTGTGACGCGACGTCCCCTCGACGAGGGTGATGCCGAGGACCTCCGACGCCACCGCGCCGACGTGGACGACCTTCGGCCCGTCGGCGCCGTGGCGGATCGCGCGCCGGGCCGCCTCTTTTGCCAGGCGGGCGGCCGCGGCCTTCTCCTGCTCTCGCTTCATCGACGCGGCTCGCGCGTCCTTCGCCTCGGGCGAGGGCGGGGCGATCTCGACCCGCCGGAAGGAGACGTCGATCGGGCCGTCGCCCCAGTCCCCCTGGATCTGGAGCTGGCCGACCTTCGCGAGGTCGATCGACTTCTCGCGCTCGTGTGGAGTGATCAGTCCGGCGCCGTCGGCCGGCTCCAGGCGCAGTTCGACGCCGGTCGGTCGGCCCTCCAGGCGGTAGGTCCATCCGGCGCTCGCGTCGCCGGAGTAGAGCTGCACGCGAACCGCCTTCGCCCTGTTCCCCTCGTGGATGGTCGCCACGAGCACGGGGCAGCGATCATCCGTCGATGCCAGGTCCAGGGCCGGCTGGAAGACGACCCGAAATCCCCCTTTGTTGGTCGGGGCCGACACGCGGAGCATCCCGCAATCCAGCCGGACGGCCTTCTCGTAGTCCGTGTACGCGAAGAGCGGCGGCCGATCGAAGGGCGGCAGGGAGACCACGCCGTCCCGCGGCCCAGGAGGTGGCTGCGACGCGGCCATTGCCCCCGCGACGATCCAGGCGGTCGCCCCCAGCAGACCATCAATACCCTTCATCGACCCCTCCGAGGTCCTCGGCCACCGTCACGCAGGAAGTCGCCCGTGACATGCTAATCGGTGGCCGCGGCCGAAGCACGGCTACGGCCGCATCTCCGATCGGATACGATGGCCTCGCCCCGCCCGTTCCTCATGCTCCCTGGAGCTGCCATGCCCCTCGCCGGTTTGACGCTCATGATCGCCGCGGAGCTCGTCGGTTCGTCGCCGGTGCCCTCGAGGCCATGGACCGACGAGATCGTCTACGGGATCATCATCGAGAAGTTCTTCGACGCGGACCCGTCGAACAACGTCATGAAGGCCCGCTTCGGGAAGGACCGGGCGAAGTACGAGGGAGGCTTCTGGGGCGGCGACCTGGCCGGGATCCGGGCGAAGCTCGACGAGGTGGCCGACCTGGGCGTCACGGCCATCCTGATCTATCCGGTGATGCGGAATGACGAGAATCCGGTCGGCAAGTTCCTGCCCACCGGCTATCGGCCCAGGGACTACGAGTCCGTGGACCGCAACTTCGGCGACGTCGCCGCGGTCCGCTCGGTCGTCGACGCCGCCCACGACCGGGGCCTCAAGGTCATCCTGGACATGCCGATCACTCTCCCGGGATTCGAGCACCCATTCCTGGGCGATCCCGGCAGGAAATCATGGTTCGGCCCGAAGTCCGAGTACGGCGTCCCGCGGTGGAAGGCGGAGAACCCCGAGGTCGCCGACTATCTCATCGGTGTCTGCAAGCGATGGAAGGAGCGGTCCGGCTGCGACGGCATGCGGATCGACTCCGCGCACCTCCAGCCGATGTCCTTCTGGAAGCGGTTCGTCGCCGAGCTGAAGGCGGCGCCGCCCCGGCCGGACTTCGTCATCCTCCCGGAGCTCACCGTCGATCCGCGGCAGATCGGCGGGTTCATCCGCGAGGCTGGGTTCGACGGGGCGTATGACTTCAGCGCCCTGCGTTGCCGCGAGGTCTTCGGACGCGGCGAGGACGTCGCCCAACTCGCCTTCGCCGGCCGAGAGGCCCACCAGTTCTATCCCGACCCGAGGGCGATGATGGCGCCGATCGACAACTACGAGAAGGCCTTCGTCGACTTCGCGAACGGGCCGAAGGCGGCCCGGACGAAGCTGGCGCTGGCGTACATCCTGACCCTCGACCGCGTCCCCCTGCTCTACGCCGGCAACGAGCTCGGCATCGCCTTCACCGAAGTCGGAGGCGCCTTCCCGCCGGGTCGTCGGGACTCGTCCTTCCTGAGGGACGTGAAGGCGTTGATCGCCCTCCGCCGGCGCGAGCCGGCCCTGATTCGAGGCGACTATACCGAGCTGGCCGCGCGGGACGGCGTCTTCGCCTATCTCCGCACCGCGGGCGAGGAGCGGATCCTCGTCGTCCTCAACGGCTCCGATCGCCCGCGCGACTACTCGCGACCCATCGCGGGCCGGCCGTGGAAGTCCCTACGCCTCGACGACCTTCAAGCCGGAGGCCTCGCCAAGATGGCCGGCGACGAGTTGCCCCTGCGTGCCGAGGCTTTCGGGGCGAGGATCGTGAAGGTCCGCTGATCGAGACGTCTCCGCCGCCCGTCCGCGGGCAGGTCGCGGCGTCAGGCTCGATTCACGGCCCTCGCCACCTCGCCCTCCACGCGGACGATCCGCTCGAATGCGTCCACCATGCGTTCGCCGCCGACCACGGCGCCGAAGAGCCCGAAGGCCAGGGCGACGGAACTTCCCCACCAAAAGGGGGGGAGACGATCGAAGGGGTCGAGGTCCCTCGGAACCTCCACGGCACCCTGCGCGAGGATGCCCTGGTCGGGAGACGTGGTGATCGTCGGGTGGTGCCTCGCCGAGGCCTTCATCGCCCCACTGATGAGGATGACGTAGGCGATCGTCCAGATGGCGAATCCGAGGAACCCGCCGATGATGAGGCAGACGAGCCGATCGACGGCCGTCATCGGCTCCCGCTTCCGCTTCCGCGGATCGGGCGGCAAATCGCGTTGCTCGAAGGGGATACTGCTGATGCTGATGCCGTTCTTGACGGCCATGCCCCACCTCCCGTGCGCCGGATGAGTCTTCGACGCGGCGGGCGGAGTATTCGCGACATTCGCTCGGCATCCTCGGGCGGCCGTCGCTTGGCCGCCGGAGGAGGTCATCACCGGCGGCCATCGCCGAGGCCGCCCGGCGCCGCCTGCCACGAGTACTCCGCCTCCTGCGCCTCCCGGAGCCGCCGGCCGGAGGCGGCGAAGGCGAGGCCGCAGAGCAGGCCGAGCATGATCGACGCGATGGCGCGGGTCAGCACCGAGCCGATCAGCAGGCCGTACGAGGAGAGGTCGCGGATCGGGAGCCACTGCGGCTGCGCCTGCCTGAGGTCGACGTGCGTCAACTCCAACAGCAGCCACATCAGGAAGCCCAGGGTCGCGGTGCGGATGGTCTGGTTGCGGAGCGGGATCAACGACTCTCCCGGGCTCGGTCGCGATCTCGGCGGCCATCTCCGCCAGGGTCACGACGCGGACCAGCGAGAGGCCGCCCAGCCAGAGGGCGGCGACCGGGCTCAGGTTCGCGACGTGGTCGGCCTGGTCCCAGCCGAAGAAGTGGGCGTGCTCCACGCACCAGAAGCCCCCGCGGGCCAGGGTCACCACGAGCAGGCCCCAGGACCGCGCCCGCCAGGCCACGCCGGGCCGGCAACCGACCAGCAGGATCGCCGACAGGATGTTCGCCGCGAGCAGCGGGCCGCCGAGGAAGTGGTCCCACCGCGGGTCGTTCATGAGCTCGCGGAACGCCGGGTTGACGGCGTTCCGCGACAGGCAGAAGGCGAGCAGGTAAATCCCGCCGAGCCCGGCCGACAGCCCGGCCAGGAAGCAGGCCAGCCGCTCGGTGGCCGGCCGCGGGCCGTCGTCGCCGCCCCAGTCCCACCCCGGCAGCTCGGCTTCCATGGCGGTCCCCTCATGTCCCTCGTCGGGAAAGGCTCGTTCGCTCATCTACGGAGGCCCCTCCAGCCGTCGCCACGCCCTCCGCGCCGGCTCAGCCTGCCACGGCTATCTTCGTCCCCATCCGCACCAGCGGGGGCTCCGGGTTGTCCGGCTGCGGCAGCGCCTCGGGGGCGAAGCCGGCGATTGCCCCCGGGCGGAAGATCAGGCAATACGTCGATCCGCCGAACTGGAAGTAGCCGACCTCGTCCCCCTTCCTCAGCCGGGCGCCCGGCTTGACGGAGGGGTGGAAGACGCACGAGGAGACCTCGACCATCCCGATCGGCATCAGGCAGACGAGGCCGAGCGACGGGGCGTCGGCCTCGATCAGGAGGATCGCGCGGGTCGCCACGTGGGCGAGGTAACCCTGCGAGAGCACCGGGCCGTCGGGATCCTCGCCCTCGGACTCGGCCTCCGAGTAATACGTCCCCTCGACCACGAAGGCCTTCCGGACCGTCCCGGAGACCGGGCTGTGCCATCGGTGGTAGTTGTGGGCGTCCAGGAAAGCCTGGTACACCGTCCCCCCGACGAACTCGTCGACCGAGCCGTCGCCCGCCAGCATGTCGTTCAGCGAGTACGGCTGGCCCTTGATCCAGAAGCGGTCGTACCGCCGGACGTTCGTCTTCAGGGCGTACGGCGTGGACTCGCAGGCATTCACGATGACCCGGTCGTCGTCGGGCGCGGCGATCGGCCGCATGCCGGGCTCGAACTTGCGGGTGAAGTAGTCGTTCCAGGAGGAGAAGCCCCAGTGGGGGTCGCCCGGATCGATCTGGAACTCGTCGATCCGCGTGGACTTCCTGGCCGATTCGCATTTCCAACCGCGGGGCGTGTCGTTCAGGACGTGGAGCGAATCGCGGCTGCACAGGAAGTCGCACCAGGCCTTCAGGATCTTCCGGAACATGGCGTTGACCGGCTCGTGGCGGAAGGCCGCGAAGCCGGCCGGCGTGCCCATGCACCAGTCGAGGATCGCGTTCAGCGGCACGCCCACCAGCCCGGTCTCGTTGTATTCCGGGGCGCGGCCGATGACCTCGTCGATCAGCCAGAGGAGCTGGTCGACGTCCTCGATGTGCCGCTTGCGGTACGGCTTGGCATGCGGCACCTGCTCGATCATCTGCGTGAAGTACATCCGGACGATCGGGTCGCGGTCGATGAGGTCCTTCAACTCCTGCACGACGGGCTGCAGCCGCGTCGCCGGGTCGGCCGCCTTCTCGGACGCTCGGCCGCAGGACCCTTCGAGCCAGTCCTCCAGCGCGTCCTGATGAGGCAGCCAGCGGCCGTGACGATGACGCCTGTGGCCGGCCTTCCGATGACTCATGAGATCCTCCCGGCTCGCCGCTACGCCCGACCGGCCCGTGAAGGGTGATTGTCCCGACACGCGGCGCGGGCCGTCAAGCACGCGGGGCGTGAGGGCGGGTCGCAATCCGGGGGCCGAAGCTGCCGACTATGCGGAGGGAGGGCAGGATGCGGGCGTTGATTGCGGCGATTCGTGGCACGCGCCTTGCCTCATGAGGCCAGCCGTTGGGAATGGCGACAACGACAGCGACTTCCCCCCAATCCGAGACCACACTTCAACACCGGCCCCGCCGGATGGAGCCCTCCATGAAGCGTCTTCTGCCCGCATTCGTCGTCGCGACGGCCCTCGTCGGCACGCCCGCACTGGCCCAGGACGGCCCGCTCAATCGCGTGGGTCGCGCCCTCGACAACGCCGGGAGGAATGTCCGCAATCGCGTCGAGACGGAGGTCGCGCGGGGGCAGGCCTACGCCGAGGAGCGCGACCTGCTCTACCGCGTCACCCGCCGGCTGGATTGGGACAAGCCGCTAGTCGGATCGACGATCCGGATCGAGATCCGCCCGGATAGCTCGGTGGTCCTCCGCGGCTCGGTCCTCACCGAGGACGGCAAGAAGCGCGCCGTGGACCTCGTGGCCAACACGGTGGGCGTCGGCACGGTCGTGGACGAGCTGGCCGTCGTCAAGGGGGTGAAGGTGATCGAGTCCACGCCGGCCGTCGTGGTCCCGCCCCCGGGGGACGTCAAGGTCGTGACGCCGAAGACCAGGACCACCGTCGTCACCCCGCCGGTCGAGGTCAAGGTCGAGGAGAAGCCCTGACCTCCGCACCGAGGAAGGCCGATCATTTCGATTCCGGCCGCGCCGGCGTCAGGCGGACCAGCAGTCCGCCGGCCGGCGCGAGGCTGCCCTTCACGATCGAGGCGGCCGTGACGTCCTCCCGGGCGGTCGCCAGCCGCCCCTTGGCCTCCATCGCGTCGCGATGCACCTCGGCGTGAAAGCGTCCCGGGCCGAGGAAGGAGAGGGGGATCTCCACCTCCCGCACCTCGCGCCCGCCCATCGCGCCGACCCACCACTCCTCGCCATGCCGGCGGGCGATGACGGCGAGCTCCCCGACCCTGGCCGCCAGGCAGCGGGTGTCGTCCCACGCGGCCGGGATCGCGGCCAGGACCGGCAGCCCGGGATGCCCGCGGTAGGCCGACGGATAATCGGCCACCATGGGCAGGTGGTTCTGGAAGACGACGTAGGACGCCAGCATCCGGCAGGGCGTGCCCATGACGAGCGGAGCGGCGTTGCGGGCCCGGAACTGCTCCACCGGCACGCCGCGGAGCGAGCCCTGGTGGAAGTCGAGCGGCCCGGCGAGCATCCTCGTGAAGGGTATCGTCAGGTCGTGCTCGGGCGGGATGCCATCCTTGTCCCACTTGTCGTACTCGAGGTTCATGACGGCCTCGTGCGTCAAGAGGTTGGGATAGGTGCGCTCCAGCCCCGTGGGGGCGGACACCCCGTGCAGCGTGATCGTCAGGCGATTCTCGGCCGCCTTCGCGACGGCCCGGCGGAGGAAATCCACCATCTCCTGGTCGTCGCGGTCCATGAAGTCGAGCATGATCCCCTCGACGCCCCACTCGCGATAGAGCGGGAACGCGCGGTCCATGTGCTTACGAGCCGCCTCCCAGTGCATCCAGAGGCGGATCTTGACCCCCTTCGACCCCGCGTATCGGATGACCTCGCGGAGGTCCAGGCCTTCGATGCCCCGCGTGATGTCGGCTCCCTCGTAGGGGACGATCGTCCCGCCGTACCAGGCGATGTTGTCCAGGCCGTCGAGCGAGTGGTAGGGGATGCCCGCCTCGGCGCAGAAGTCGATGTAATACTTCGCGGTCTCCGTGTTCAGCCCCATCCGGAACGGGACGTTCTCCTCGTAGAATCCGTTCCACCAGGGGAAGGTGGTCTTCCCGGGGCGGATCCACGAGGTATCCGCGATCGCGCAGGGCTCGTTCAGGTTCAGCACGAGGTCGGACTCGACGAGCCCCTCGAGCCGGTCGCCCAGCAGGAAGACCCGCCAGGGGGACTCGTGCGGGAGCGCCGCGCGGACGGCCACGCCGGGCTCGCCGGGGCGAGGGGCGAGGCGGCAGCCGAAGGTCACGCCCCCGCCGTCGCCCTGCTCTTTCGCCAGGTACATCCCCGCGAAATCGGTGAGGTTCGCTTCCAGGACGGCCAGCCAGCCGGTCCCGGGCAGCTCGTTGAGCATGGGGAGGCCGAGCCGCCACTCCCCGGGGGTCTCGATCTCCGCCGCCGGCTTCCGCAGGTATCGGTTCTCGTGGGTCGAGTTGTAACCCTTGAGGGGGAGGGCGACGGCCCGCGCGTCCTCGGGCAGTCGGACGGCGGTCCGCTCGTCCGCAATCTCGAGGGTCTTCCAGCCTTCCTGCGCCGGGAACCGATAGCGGATCGCGGCGCCGTCGTCGTAGGCCCGGAGGATGACCTGCCATCGCCTCGCGGGGGCGGCCTTCTCCCGGAGCGAGACCACGACCTCCTCGCAGCGGTTGACCACCCGGCTCCGCTTGCCGGGCCGCTGGTTGTACGCCTCGTCGATGCGGCGGGTCACAACCCTCTCGATCGCGGCCTCGCGCCCGAGGCTCCCGCCCCCGGCCAGGTCCAGGCCCAGCCGCGACCGGAGCACCGCGGGGCGGCCGCGGAACGTCACGGCGTACGTCGGGTAAGCCGTGCCGTCCGAGGCGCCTGCGACCTCCACGCGGACCCGGCCGTCGGGCGAGGTCGCCGCGGCGCTCTGCGGGGGATCCTGGGCCGCGTCGGCGGTCGCGGTCGCGAGGACCAGGCCCATGGCAAAACTCGTGAGGTGCAGTCGGATCTTCATCGGAGCGGCTCCCGGGGTCTCGACGGCCGGCCCGGGGCCCAGGAGGGGCGACCGGGGCGTGCCATGATACTCCCGCGGTCCGCCGCGCAACATCGGCAGGCGTCCGTCCGCTCGGAACGTCAGACGATGTTACGGACGAGTCCGCCATCCACGCGTAGGGTCGCCCCGTTGACGGCCGAGGCCAGCGGGCTGGCGAGGAACGTCACGGCGGCGGCGATCTCCTCCGGGCGGATGAGCCGCTGGATGAGGGAGGTGGGGCGGTTTTCGGACATGAACCGCGCCTCGGCCTCCGGCGGGGAAGTGCCGGGGAAGAGGTCGGCGAGGAAGGCCTGGACGCCCTCGGTCAGCGTGGAGCCCGGGAGGACCGTGTTGACGGTCACGGCCGTGCCCTTCGTCAGCTCGGCCAGGCTCCGCGAGATCGAGAGCTGCATGGTCTTGGTGGCGCTGTAGTGGGCCATCTCGGGCGCGGGGCTGATGCCGGACTCGCTGGAGATGAAGAGGATCCGCCCCCGCTTCCGCTCGAGCATGCCGGCCAGGTAGTGGCGGGCCAGGCGGACGCCGCTGAGGATGTTGACCTCAAACAGGCGCCGCCAGGCCTCGTCCGTCTCGTCGAAGAAGCCGACGGCCTCGTAGATGCCCAGGTTGTTCACGAGGATGTCTACCGAAGGATGGGCCGCGATGGTCGTGGCGCAACCCTCCGCCGTCCCTTGATCGGCCGCGAGCGGGACGAGGTCCGCCGCCGGCAGGCGATCGCGGATGGCCCGGATCGCCCGTCCGACGCCGGTCTCGCCGCGGCCGCACACGACGACCCGCGCCCCTTCGGCGGCGAGGCCCTCCGCGATCGCCTGCCCGATGCCGCCCGTCGATCCCGTCACCAACGCCGTCTGCCCGCTCAATTTCAGGTCCATGATCCCGTCCCACTCCGGGGGGCGCCGCCCCGTCGCCGCCGGACACCCGGCATGACGCGACCGCACGCGGCGCGGGATTCTAGGACGCCCGGCCAGGCCGGGACAGGAGCTGCCGGGATTCCGACCCGCCCGCCCGGGCGGCTAAGATGAGCGATGCGCACGTCAAGCCGGATCGAGCCGGGCGGTCACCCCCGAGGCGAGTCACCCGATGGGCCCTGAAATCTGGACGGTCGTCGACGAGTATCTCGACGGGTTGCTGCTACCGAGGGACGAGGCGCTCGATGCCGCGCTGGAAGCGAGCGCCGCGGCAGGCCTGCCCGCGATCCACGTCTCGCCGTCCCAGGGCAGGTTCCTCCAACTGCTCGCCCGGATCCACGGCGCCCGCCGAATCCTGGAGATCGGGACGCTCGGCGGATACAGCACCATCTGGCTGGCGAGGGCGATGCCGGAGGGCGGCCGCCTCGTCACCCTGGAGGCCGACCCGAGGCACGCGGAGGTCGCCCGCACGAACCTCGCGCGGGCGGGCCTGTCCGGGGTGGTCGAGCTGAGGCAGGGCCCGGCCCTCGACACGCTGCCGGCCCTGCGGGCCGAGGGCGGCACACCGTTCGACCTCGTGTTCATCGACGCCGACAAGCCGAGCACCGCCGACTATTTCTCCTGGGCGATGAAGCTCACCCGGCCCGGCAGCGTCATCGTCGTGGACAACGTCGTCCGCAAGGGAGCGGTCGCCGATGCCGAGAGCACCGCCGAGGACGTCCTGGGCGTGCGTCGGTTCCTCGAGATGGTGGCGGCCGACCCCCGCGTCCGCGCCTCGGCCCTCCAGACCGTGGGCAACAAGGGGTACGACGGGTTCGCCCTTGCGCTCGTCGAGGCGGGTGGAACGGGGAATCCGAGATGACGCTCGTATATCACCAGGCGACGTTCGACCTGATCGGCAAGACCCCTCGCACCACCAAGAAGGCCGTCGCGGCCCTAGAGAAGCGGGAGCGGCTCCTCGGCATCCGCCTGCCGGCGTCGATGCGGGAGTTCTACTCGCTGACGGGCGCCTGCGAGATCCTGACGGGCCACAGCAACGAGGACCCGGCGGTCCCGCTGGAGGAACTCGGCGACGCCCAGGACCTCGCCCATGGCGTCCTCCGCATCCAGGACGAGAATCAGGGCGTCGCCGCCTGGTACGTCCGGCTCGACGGATCCGACGACCCGCCGGTGGAGGTCGAGAGCGAAGCCGATCGAGCCGACCCGCCCGAGGGGCTGGACCCGGACGCGGATTCCTTCTGGGTGACCGCCCGCTTCCGTCCCGTCTCGCCCACGTTCTCCGCCTACGTTCTCGATCGCGTCCGCGTGTACGGCGGCGACGCGACGGACCACAGGATCGCCTCCCGACTTAAGCCGATGGGCTTCTACATCGAATTCGACGCGAACGGGCGAGCCACCCGGGCCACCCTGGATCCGAACTTCGCCCCCCCGAAGCCCAATGCGAAGCCGTTCGACGCGCGAGTCGCGATGGGGCTCGTCCGCGCCCTGGATCAGTTGGAGCGGCTCGAGATCAGCTCGAAAGCGATCGACGAGCGGGGCTGGGCGGCCCTCCGCGATCACCCCTCGATCCTCGACCTGGAAGACCACGGATCGCTGACCGACGCAGCGGTCGACCACATAGCCGCGATGCCGGCGCTCCGCGGGTTGTCCATCTCCGGAGTTCGACTCACGGACCGGGGGTTCGCCCGGCTGCTCGGCGCCCGCGACTTCTCCGCCCTGTCAGTGGGCATGGGGGGCCGCCTCACGCCCGGCGGGCTCGCGGCGCTCGCCTCGCAAACGCGGCTGGAGCGGCTGTCCCTGACGGACTTCGATGGCGCTCTGACTGATGAGGGCCTAGCGGGGCTCGCGGGGCTCACCTCGATGCGATACCTCGAGATCGTGTCCCCGGAGGTCTCGGACGACGGGCTCCGCCACCTGACCGGCCTGGTCCACCTCGAAGACGCCCGGCTCTATCTCGACCGGGTCACCGACGCCGGGCTCGCCTCATTGGCAGGATGGAGGAAGCTGGTTCGCCTTCGGCTCGGGCGGTCGACTCGCGTGCTCGGCCCCGGCCTGCGGCATCTGGCGGGGCTCCGGTGCCTCCGTGAGCTGGACCTCATGCGGCTCCCGGTCGACGACGACTCGCTCGTCCATCTCGCCGGGTTGGTGGAACTGGAGGACCTGAATCTCCGGGAGACGAGGGCGATCGGGCCGGGCTTCGCCGCCCTCTCCGGCCTGGCGAACCTTCGCCGGCTGGATTGCCGATGGAGCGGCGTGACCGACCAGGCGATGCCCCACATCGCCGGACTGCCCGCGCTCGAGAAGCTGGACATCGCGGGCGCCAAGGTTAGCGACGCGGGCCTGCTGACCCTCTCCCCACTCCGCTCGCTCCGCGTGCTCGACCTGACCGGGGTGACGATCGGCGCGGACGCAATCCGGGGGCTCAAGGCGGCCATCCCGTCCCTCGATACGGTCTTCTGGACCCGCCCCGGCGGGCGGCCCGACACCGGCAATCCAT from Aquisphaera giovannonii includes these protein-coding regions:
- a CDS encoding SDR family NAD(P)-dependent oxidoreductase codes for the protein MDLKLSGQTALVTGSTGGIGQAIAEGLAAEGARVVVCGRGETGVGRAIRAIRDRLPAADLVPLAADQGTAEGCATTIAAHPSVDILVNNLGIYEAVGFFDETDEAWRRLFEVNILSGVRLARHYLAGMLERKRGRILFISSESGISPAPEMAHYSATKTMQLSISRSLAELTKGTAVTVNTVLPGSTLTEGVQAFLADLFPGTSPPEAEARFMSENRPTSLIQRLIRPEEIAAAVTFLASPLASAVNGATLRVDGGLVRNIV
- a CDS encoding O-methyltransferase, whose product is MGPEIWTVVDEYLDGLLLPRDEALDAALEASAAAGLPAIHVSPSQGRFLQLLARIHGARRILEIGTLGGYSTIWLARAMPEGGRLVTLEADPRHAEVARTNLARAGLSGVVELRQGPALDTLPALRAEGGTPFDLVFIDADKPSTADYFSWAMKLTRPGSVIVVDNVVRKGAVADAESTAEDVLGVRRFLEMVAADPRVRASALQTVGNKGYDGFALALVEAGGTGNPR